One window of the Salvelinus fontinalis isolate EN_2023a chromosome 2, ASM2944872v1, whole genome shotgun sequence genome contains the following:
- the LOC129831062 gene encoding hemoglobin subunit alpha-4, which translates to MSLSAKDKANVKAIWGKILPKSDEIGEQALSRMLVVYPQTKAYFSHWASVAPGSAPVKKHGITIMNQIDECVGNLDDLFGFLTKLSELHATKLRVDPTNFKILAHNLIVVIAAYFPAEFTPEIHLSVDKFLQQLALALAEKYR; encoded by the exons ATGAGTCTCTCAGCCAAGGACAAAGCCAACGTGAAGGCCATCTGGGGCAAGATCCTCCCTAAATCCgatgagattggagaacaggCTCTTTCCAG GATGCTTGTCGTCTACCCCCAGACCAAGGcctacttctcccactgggctTCCGTGGCCCCCGGTTCCGCTCCAGTGAAGAAGCACGGCATCACCATCATGAATCAGATCGATGAATGTGTTGGCAACTTGGACGACCTTTTTGGTTTCTTGACCAAGCTCAGTGAACTGCACGCCACCAAGCTGAGGGTGGACCCCACCAACTTCAAG ATCCTGGCTCACAACTTGATTGTGGTCATTGCCGCCTACTTCCCCGCCGAATTCACCCCCGAGATCCATTTGTCCGTGGACAAGTTCCTGCAGCAACTGGCTCTGGCCCTGGCGGAGAAGTACCGCTAA
- the LOC129831058 gene encoding hemoglobin subunit beta-4, with the protein MVDWTDAERSAIVGLWGKISVDEIGPQALARLLIVSPWTQRHFSTFGNLSTPAAIMGNPAVAKHGKTVMHGLDRAVQNLDDIKNTYTALSVMHSEKLHVDPDNFRLLADCITVCVAAKLGPAVFSADTQEAFQKFLAVVVSALGRQYH; encoded by the exons ATGGTCGACTGGACAGATGCTGAGCGCAGTGCCATCGTAGGCCTGTGGGGAAAGATCAGCGTGGATGAGATCGGACCCCAGGCCCTGGCCAG ACTTCTGATCGTGTCTCCATGGACTCAGAGACACTTCAGCACCTTCGGCAACCTGTCCACACCCGCTGCCATCATGGGTAACCCCGCCGTGGCCAAGCACGGAAAGACCGTGATGCACGGACTGGACAGAGCTGTGCAGAACCTGGATGACATCAAGAACACCTATACTGCACTGAGTGTGATGCACTCCGAGAAACTGCACGTGGATCCCGACAACTTCAGG CTCCTCGCCGACTGCATCACCGTGTGCGTGGCGGCCAAGCTCGGTCCCGCGGTTTTCAGTGCTGACACTCAGGAAGCCTTCCAGAAGTTCCTGGCTGTCGTTGTGTCCGCTCTTGGCAGACAGTACCACTAG
- the LOC129831070 gene encoding hemoglobin subunit alpha-like: MSLTAKDKSVVKAFWGKISGKADVVGAEALGRMLTAYPQTKTYFSHWADLSPGSGPVKKHGGVIMGAIGNAVGVIDDLVGGLSALSDLHAFELRVDPGNFKILSHNILVTLAIHFPADFTPEVHIAVDKFLAALSAALADKYR; this comes from the exons ATGAGTCTGACAGCTAAGGACAAATCTGTGGTCAAGGCCTTCTGGGGCAAGATTAGTGGAAAGGCAGATGTCGTCGGTGCTGAGGCTCTGGGAAG GATGCTGACTGCTTACCCCCAGACTAAGAcctacttctcccactgggctGACCTGAGCCCCGGCTCTGGCCCAGTCAAGAAGCATGGAGGCGTCATCATGGGTGCAATTGGTAATGCCGTCGGAGTGATCGACGACCTCGTCGGAGGACTGAGTGCTCTCAGCGATTTGCACGCCTTCGAACTGCGCGTTGACCCTGGAAACTTCAAG ATTCTGTCACACAACATCCTTGTCACCCTGGCTATTCACTTCCCTGCGGATTTCACTCCCGAAGTGCACATTGCTGTGGATAAATTCCTTGCAGCTTTGTCCGCTGCCCTGGCTGACAAATATAGATAG